DNA from Romeriopsis navalis LEGE 11480:
AAACCCACCAGGCGGTCAAACGACTCCTAATTTTGATTACCTCACAGTAATAAAGACGATTTGATGGTTTGAGTCCCCATCAAGTCGCCTTTTTCTTGGCCAAATTTTACGCGTTAGCGGCATTCCTGCATCACGCGTTATGGTCTACTAAGTTGCAGCCAATTGGTTAATGGCGGTCTCTAATGCTTCACGGGTTTCGATCCTTTGGGGCAATTGATAGTAGCGATCGATAAAGGTTTGGTTGGGGCCAGTCAGCGATACGCGATACCAATATTCATCCTTGTCTTTAAGATTGACAAACTCCCAGCCGAGCAAAGATTCCGTCTCTTCATCGCGAATCTCTTCGATTTCGCCTTTGGCTTGGGATGCCACTTTCTGGCGGAAGTCTTGAGCGGTAAATCCTGGTGGCGCTTGGGTACAGTTATTTCCACAAGGTTCCCCACCGGCTTGATTTAGCACAAACCCACCTGTCGTTGAGGGTGATGGACTGGGTGTGGGCGATGGACTCAGGGGCGTTGATGGACTCGGGTTAGGAGCGAGGCTGGGCGATGGACTCGGGCTAGGTGCGGATGATGGATTCGGTGATGGCTGGACCATGGGGACCTGGGGCACGATCGGGGTCGATCTAACGGTCGGAATCGGTGGGCTAATTTGCCGTTGAATTAACCGGGATTGTGGCGTTGGCCCGAGCGACTTGGGGGCGATCGGCACTTGAGGCGATGGCTTTAACTTAGGTTGTGGCGTCGGTGTTGGCGTTGGTGTCGGTAGCGATGATATGCGGACTGATTTTGGCGCAGTTTTGGGTTTGGACTGGGTTGCGGGCAACGGTAACAGCATTAAACCAGCATGAACTGCCGCTGCGACAAGCATCGCTACCTTGAAATTCAAATAGCTGACTAAAAAGTTAGGCATCACGAATCAGATCAGTCATACATTGAACAGTACTTGAGGCTTAAAACCTTGTCTCAAAATATCTATTTCCAAAACAGTTTAAGGGTGAGCTTTCGGGTGCAATTTTCAGTCAAATAACTGAACCCCAAAAGCCCACCCCGTAGATTGACTAATCGATTCAACTCAAGGTTGATTCAATTAATCGAATACAACTAGAACTTGAAGGTCGTCCGAATCGTACCGACAAAGATTGTGTCGTTACTGTTGTTATGCTCTGGGTTGAAGATTACTGCCAAACCAGGGGTAATCAAGATTTTCTTGTTCAGCTTGTACTTATAGAAAGCTTCCAAGTGATAGGAAGTATCGTTATCACCGTTATTAACCGGGCGAACGAGACCACCACCAGTACTAGTAACTTTCGGCGGCATACCAAACATTAAACCGAGCGTGTTACCCTTCGAACCAAAGTCATTCGCGGCCAGCCATGCCATCCAGTTCGTGACTGTCGCTTCGCCAGTTCCACCAACGACCTGATCAGCTAGCTGTACGCCGTACCAACCACCGACTTCAAGCTGCTTGTTCAGCTTATAACGTGCCTGGGCCGCAATTTCATTCGTCCGAGTGGCCGAGCCATTACCAAATGGCCGACGAGCAAAGCCACTACCCATGCTGGCAGTAACATTCACATCACCAGCCTGGTAGTAAGCATGACCATAGCTCACACCCACTGTCAGATTTTTAATTGGCTTCGCAACGAGCTGCACAATGGCCTTATTGCTACCGTCGAACAGACCTTGCTTATCAACCGGCAGGTTGCTGGAACGATCGGTGATATAACCCGCTTCCAAGCTAAACATCTTATTGAACTTGTAGCGAGCACTGATGCCTGCCCCACCTGTACCACCGGGACGAATATTGGGGGTGAACCGGCCATAACGCGTAATCGCACCACTACCACTACTGCCAAACGGCGTCACACGTGTGACATAGCCATTATGGAAAGAAGCCGAAGCCGCATCAACCTGGATTTTCAAGCGCTCGCCAACCGGGAAACGATAGTACAGCTTCGACACAGTCACGTTATTACCGCTGTCACCATCAAAGCCCAAACGTGTCATGTTGGTCCCGGATGCACCACTAAAGGAGGGTGTATTACGGGCTTGCAAACGCACACGCAGGCGATCCTTACCGGTAAAGCTCGATTCGAGGTTTAAGCGAGCGCGATTGGTAAAGATCGTCTGATCATCCAGATCAGCCCCAGAGCCATCGGCTCTTTCATCCCCCAACAAACCGGAAATCGCAAACAGGACTTCGCCCTTGAGCTTGGTGGTCGTAGAGAATTGCTGCTTTTCGAGGGTGGCAGTTTTGGCTTCCACGGCATCAACCCGACCCCGCAGGGTGGCCAACTCTGCAGCGAAGTCTTCTTGGAGCTTTTGTAGAGTGGCTAAATCTTGCTTCGAGGCCATATCATTGGTCGCGGCCGCGATTAATTCATTGACCCGATCCATACAAGCATTGAGGCCAGCGGCAAACTCATAACGCGTCATTGCCCGGTTGCCACGGTAGGTCTTATCCGGATAACCCGCGATACAACCGTAGCGTTCAACAAGCGACTGCAATGCTTGGAAAGCCCAATCTGTCGGGCGAACATCCGAAAGCTGTGAAACGGATGTGACTGAAGCCATTGATTCAGCCGGCTGATCTAATTCCGCTACTGTCAGCTCAGTCGCTTGAGCATTGGGGGCGATTAAAGCCACAGCAGTCAGGGTCGGCGCAACGAGTGCCCACTTCAAAATCGAATAATTCATTTCTAACCTTCACACCAAAAATATGTCTATTTGAACTTT
Protein-coding regions in this window:
- a CDS encoding iron uptake porin — encoded protein: MNYSILKWALVAPTLTAVALIAPNAQATELTVAELDQPAESMASVTSVSQLSDVRPTDWAFQALQSLVERYGCIAGYPDKTYRGNRAMTRYEFAAGLNACMDRVNELIAAATNDMASKQDLATLQKLQEDFAAELATLRGRVDAVEAKTATLEKQQFSTTTKLKGEVLFAISGLLGDERADGSGADLDDQTIFTNRARLNLESSFTGKDRLRVRLQARNTPSFSGASGTNMTRLGFDGDSGNNVTVSKLYYRFPVGERLKIQVDAASASFHNGYVTRVTPFGSSGSGAITRYGRFTPNIRPGGTGGAGISARYKFNKMFSLEAGYITDRSSNLPVDKQGLFDGSNKAIVQLVAKPIKNLTVGVSYGHAYYQAGDVNVTASMGSGFARRPFGNGSATRTNEIAAQARYKLNKQLEVGGWYGVQLADQVVGGTGEATVTNWMAWLAANDFGSKGNTLGLMFGMPPKVTSTGGGLVRPVNNGDNDTSYHLEAFYKYKLNKKILITPGLAVIFNPEHNNSNDTIFVGTIRTTFKF